A genomic region of Endomicrobiales bacterium contains the following coding sequences:
- a CDS encoding insulinase family protein gives MKNRLIYLLCAMLLPQIALAEGNMESFTLTNGIKVIYKQTTQHPIVSIRLFLKTGTASEKPEQAGLANFTQILLQQGTRNLNAQEFANQIESLGANFSASTDYDFSTISITLLDKNFEKALSLLTDAVLNPAFDELEIEKERSSILADIKSRKDSIHLTANDAMLKVFYGTHPYSWPQIGKEETASTFTKENIINWHKSNYTADNALIVITGNVSANEAKILAEKYFSQIPKSATKTTRTEATIPKASKTEFESSKFKQAFLIISYPAPKINQSDFLKLKLLNVYLGGRMSGVLFSKVREELGVCYEINSSYPSMQDIGRFSIYAGVDKENVNKTIEKIDDALNFIKTNGISDKELEETKDYLKGIYSMDHETIAKEGWYLGYWEMIGKGFAYDQKYIDELSNINAKDLTEATTKYFTQDRVIVTVVPK, from the coding sequence ATGAAAAATAGATTAATTTATTTACTATGTGCAATGCTCTTGCCTCAAATAGCGCTTGCGGAGGGAAATATGGAAAGCTTTACGCTAACAAACGGTATAAAAGTGATTTATAAACAAACAACTCAACACCCCATAGTTTCAATACGGTTATTTTTAAAAACCGGCACCGCCTCAGAAAAACCAGAACAGGCAGGGTTAGCAAACTTCACACAAATACTTTTACAACAAGGAACAAGAAATTTAAACGCTCAGGAGTTTGCAAACCAAATAGAATCATTAGGCGCAAACTTCTCCGCCAGCACCGATTACGACTTTAGCACAATAAGCATAACCCTTTTAGATAAAAACTTTGAAAAAGCCCTTAGTTTGCTTACAGATGCGGTTTTAAACCCTGCCTTTGACGAGCTTGAAATTGAAAAAGAACGCTCATCAATACTTGCCGACATAAAAAGCAGAAAGGACTCAATTCACTTAACTGCAAACGACGCAATGTTAAAAGTTTTTTATGGCACCCACCCATATTCATGGCCGCAAATTGGTAAAGAAGAAACCGCATCAACTTTTACAAAAGAGAACATAATCAACTGGCACAAATCAAACTACACAGCAGACAATGCTTTAATTGTAATTACCGGAAATGTCAGCGCAAATGAAGCAAAAATCTTGGCCGAAAAATACTTTAGCCAAATACCAAAAAGTGCGACTAAAACCACAAGAACAGAAGCTACTATTCCAAAGGCGTCAAAAACCGAGTTTGAAAGCAGCAAATTTAAACAGGCATTTTTAATAATTAGCTATCCTGCTCCCAAAATAAACCAATCTGACTTTTTAAAGTTAAAATTATTAAATGTGTACCTCGGCGGCCGTATGAGCGGGGTACTATTCTCAAAAGTTCGCGAAGAACTTGGCGTATGCTACGAAATAAACTCAAGTTATCCATCTATGCAAGATATTGGCAGGTTCTCAATTTATGCCGGAGTTGACAAAGAAAATGTAAACAAAACAATTGAAAAAATTGATGACGCGCTAAATTTCATTAAAACTAATGGCATATCCGATAAAGAACTTGAAGAAACAAAAGATTACCTAAAAGGTATATATTCAATGGACCACGAAACAATTGCAAAAGAAGGGTGGTACCTTGGGTATTGGGAAATGATTGGAAAAGGTTTTGCTTACGACCAGAAATACATTGACGAGCTTTCAAATATAAATGCCAAAGACCTCACTGAGGCAACAACAAAATACTTCACACAAGACAGAGTTATAGTAACCGTGGTTCCTAAATGA
- a CDS encoding glutaredoxin family protein — protein sequence MHTTKVEGKHIKALTLFALSTCIWCKKVKQLLEDLGVAYEFIYIDLLDDDNQAEALRTLATFNPRESFPTLVIDNKDCVVGFKPQEIRGKLGI from the coding sequence ATGCATACTACAAAAGTTGAAGGCAAACATATTAAAGCACTTACACTTTTTGCCTTAAGCACATGTATTTGGTGTAAGAAAGTAAAGCAACTTTTAGAAGACCTTGGCGTTGCCTATGAGTTTATTTATATAGATCTGCTGGATGATGACAACCAAGCAGAAGCACTAAGAACTCTTGCAACTTTTAACCCGAGGGAATCATTTCCTACACTTGTAATTGATAATAAAGATTGCGTTGTTGGTTTTAAACCACAGGAAATAAGAGGTAAATTAGGTATATGA
- a CDS encoding insulinase family protein yields MKNYLKVISIPILLFSLNAPIIYAQDKQTMNKPMEVKLKNGLTAVIKEDLSHPIVSVQVWVKTGSINESQNTAGLSHFLEHLIFKGSKKFPGDAISRIVEAKGGYLNAATSKEFTEYYITLPNKEFTTAVEILADAMENAAFPGNEIEKERNVILQEMKLHEDNPQSLLYDLYCEKIFINTPYAHRVLGTKKVIQDVSKEEITKYYHTHYAPENLTLVIVGAVKTDEAKTAIEKYFGTIKKRSFSNEKLENVKVKQQDKTIQKDVEHTYWIGGFLGPNASSKEQFSAEVAASILGGMRSSRLYRKLREEDKTVYAIETSYWAQISNGAFVLWAILEPQNKEKVISEIKNQISLLMNNGPTNNELAKAKEMITTEHALAHEKFSDQADLIGYLYTINNPWIIDSYISGINDVTKDDITNLLKKYYLNKNFTSVAIVPKQNEK; encoded by the coding sequence GTGAAAAATTATCTTAAAGTAATTTCAATTCCAATTCTTCTGTTTTCACTAAACGCACCAATAATATACGCACAGGATAAACAAACAATGAATAAACCCATGGAAGTTAAACTAAAAAATGGACTAACCGCCGTAATAAAAGAAGATTTATCACACCCGATTGTATCAGTACAAGTTTGGGTAAAAACCGGCTCAATAAATGAATCACAAAACACTGCCGGGTTGTCGCATTTTCTTGAGCATTTAATTTTTAAAGGGTCAAAAAAATTCCCCGGTGATGCCATAAGCCGCATTGTAGAGGCAAAAGGCGGATATTTAAACGCGGCAACTTCTAAAGAATTTACAGAGTATTACATAACCCTGCCAAACAAAGAATTTACCACAGCTGTAGAAATTCTTGCCGACGCTATGGAAAACGCCGCATTTCCAGGTAATGAAATAGAAAAAGAAAGAAATGTTATTTTACAAGAAATGAAATTACACGAAGACAACCCTCAAAGTTTATTGTACGACCTTTACTGCGAGAAAATATTTATAAATACACCTTATGCCCACCGTGTTCTTGGAACAAAAAAAGTAATTCAAGATGTTTCAAAAGAAGAAATCACAAAATACTATCACACTCATTATGCACCAGAAAACCTAACTTTGGTTATAGTCGGAGCCGTAAAAACAGATGAAGCAAAAACAGCAATAGAAAAATACTTTGGCACAATAAAAAAGCGTTCATTTTCTAATGAGAAATTAGAAAATGTTAAAGTAAAACAACAAGATAAAACAATACAAAAAGATGTAGAGCACACCTACTGGATTGGCGGCTTTCTGGGGCCAAATGCAAGCAGCAAAGAACAATTTAGCGCAGAAGTTGCCGCATCAATACTTGGCGGTATGCGTTCATCGCGCCTTTATCGTAAACTACGTGAAGAAGACAAAACTGTCTATGCAATTGAAACTTCTTACTGGGCGCAAATTTCAAACGGGGCATTTGTTTTATGGGCAATTCTTGAACCACAAAATAAAGAAAAAGTAATATCTGAAATTAAAAACCAAATTAGCTTACTTATGAATAATGGCCCAACCAACAATGAGCTGGCTAAAGCAAAAGAAATGATAACTACCGAGCATGCGTTGGCGCATGAGAAATTTTCCGACCAAGCCGATTTAATTGGCTACTTATATACAATTAACAACCCATGGATAATTGACAGTTATATCAGCGGTATAAATGATGTAACAAAAGATGATATAACGAACCTGCTTAAAAAATATTATTTAAACAAAAATTTCACGAGTGTAGCAATAGTGCCGAAACAAAATGAAAAATAG